One Drosophila willistoni isolate 14030-0811.24 chromosome 2R unlocalized genomic scaffold, UCI_dwil_1.1 Seg167, whole genome shotgun sequence DNA segment encodes these proteins:
- the LOC124460253 gene encoding uncharacterized protein LOC124460253 isoform X2 codes for MSNSVPKTSDNLIIDLALSDDSSDVEMVSVTMPRENADVPTDFEILNIFQDISKLAKIEKYLNILYRPFVCFVNTKCEFNLPELNVIIPNAKYDPDQHSALFIKRTFPVGSLKVYANGNIYAHGYSRESAHTGLRRFIHHLEDFEYKPLLRNPKYNVVNATFSMPFHVNLKQLHSGCYSRTSFSSKKTFLTYWMDEWQIKLAIFPTGFVYVMFSTQPRHTRRAIQFILPVLYRYKELNTKPIDMDKSGDIDYKLRWEREFQREDDFSIKM; via the exons ATGTCAAACAGTGTTCCAAAGACATCGGACAACTTAATTATCGACTTGGCTTTATCTGATGACAGCAGCGACGTGGAGATGGTTAGTGTGACAATGCCTCGAGAAAATGCTGACGTGCCTACTGACTTCGaaatattaaacattttcCAAGATATTTCCAAGTTGGCAAAAATTgagaaatatttgaatatactCTATCG TCCTTTTGTATGCTTTGTCAATACAAAATGTGAATTCAATCTACCTGAATTGAATGTAATAATACCCAATGCCAAATATGATCCGGATCAACATTCCGCTTTATTCATCAAACGCACTTTTCCAGTTGGCAGTTTGAAGGTCTATGCTAATGGTAATATCTACGCCCACGGCTATAGTCGAGAGAGTGCCCACACTGGTCTACGAAGGTTCATACACCATCTCGAGGACTTTGAGTATAAGCCATTATTGCGCAATCCCAAGTACAATGTGGTAAATGCCACATTTTCAATGCCTTTCCATGTGAACCTAAAGCAATTGCACTCGGGCTGCTATTCACGTACCTCATTTAGTTCAAAGAAAACATTCTTAACCTATTGGATGGACGAATGGCAAATAAAGTTGGCCATATTTCCCACCGGATTTGTATATGTGATGTTCTCAACGCAACCGCGTCATACGAGGCGGGCTATTCAATTTATATTGCCAGTATTATATCGTTATAAGGAACTGAATACGAAGCCAATTGATATGGATAAAAGCGGTGATATCGATTACAAATTACGATGGGAAAGGGAATTTCAAAGAGAAGATGATTTCTCcataaaaatgtaa
- the LOC124460253 gene encoding uncharacterized protein LOC124460253 isoform X1: protein MAKTRKKSDEVSLTDRLTQRPKVDRPAKRAKMSNSVPKTSDNLIIDLALSDDSSDVEMVSVTMPRENADVPTDFEILNIFQDISKLAKIEKYLNILYRPFVCFVNTKCEFNLPELNVIIPNAKYDPDQHSALFIKRTFPVGSLKVYANGNIYAHGYSRESAHTGLRRFIHHLEDFEYKPLLRNPKYNVVNATFSMPFHVNLKQLHSGCYSRTSFSSKKTFLTYWMDEWQIKLAIFPTGFVYVMFSTQPRHTRRAIQFILPVLYRYKELNTKPIDMDKSGDIDYKLRWEREFQREDDFSIKM from the exons atggCAAAGACCAG gAAGAAAAGTGACGAGGTGTCTCTTACAGATCGACTTACCCAGCGGCCTAAGGTAGATCGTCCAGCCAAACGAGCTAAAATGTCAAACAGTGTTCCAAAGACATCGGACAACTTAATTATCGACTTGGCTTTATCTGATGACAGCAGCGACGTGGAGATGGTTAGTGTGACAATGCCTCGAGAAAATGCTGACGTGCCTACTGACTTCGaaatattaaacattttcCAAGATATTTCCAAGTTGGCAAAAATTgagaaatatttgaatatactCTATCG TCCTTTTGTATGCTTTGTCAATACAAAATGTGAATTCAATCTACCTGAATTGAATGTAATAATACCCAATGCCAAATATGATCCGGATCAACATTCCGCTTTATTCATCAAACGCACTTTTCCAGTTGGCAGTTTGAAGGTCTATGCTAATGGTAATATCTACGCCCACGGCTATAGTCGAGAGAGTGCCCACACTGGTCTACGAAGGTTCATACACCATCTCGAGGACTTTGAGTATAAGCCATTATTGCGCAATCCCAAGTACAATGTGGTAAATGCCACATTTTCAATGCCTTTCCATGTGAACCTAAAGCAATTGCACTCGGGCTGCTATTCACGTACCTCATTTAGTTCAAAGAAAACATTCTTAACCTATTGGATGGACGAATGGCAAATAAAGTTGGCCATATTTCCCACCGGATTTGTATATGTGATGTTCTCAACGCAACCGCGTCATACGAGGCGGGCTATTCAATTTATATTGCCAGTATTATATCGTTATAAGGAACTGAATACGAAGCCAATTGATATGGATAAAAGCGGTGATATCGATTACAAATTACGATGGGAAAGGGAATTTCAAAGAGAAGATGATTTCTCcataaaaatgtaa
- the LOC6644327 gene encoding protein O-mannosyl-transferase TMTC1 isoform X3, with product MATRKLSMDRRQKDTHYKGHLAGCSALAFVLYLNTLNAGFVYDDRRAILGNADVTGVSPFSLSQLLQHDYWGTELTDSGSHGSWRPLCVLSFRLNFLLGGGYHLINVLLHCLATLLVVLVARTLLPTRSGILATGLVFASHPIHTEAVAGLVGRADLAACVCYLLTYLAYRRHMQKRDARSLVLTLLLAMMGLLCKETAITALLLCGMCDVLMARKYEDKHRLRSLSILSISLASFLYCRLNVLPRPGTAFASADNPTAHEPCWWSRTLTFFHLPVVNFQLLLWPQRLSFDWGMDAVVRIRSLWDARNLLTIGFYATLMTIIWKSLKLEASTRMDYMAMADISLPLLKRLGGHSCLGWQGHSCSCHYQLDLYRYSSNQRLAKEATKPNDSPSSVTLPSLAPLVALSFLVLPFLPATNMLFYVGFVVAERLLYLPSVGYCLIFGYGFGQLWQRKHFDCGKILLLCCLSIIVGAFSLRTIQRNSDWRNEEELYRSAIHINPPKEISYRCSFGQFGQHS from the exons CATGGACAGGCGACAAAAGGACACGCACTACAAAGGACATCTCGCTGGTTGCTCGGCattggcttttgttttgtacCTAAACACATTAAATGCTGGATTTGTCTACGATGACAG GCGCGCCATCTTGGGCAATGCAGACGTGACTGGCGTTAGTCCTTTCTCCTTGTCTCAGTTGCTGCAGCATGATTATTGGGGCACAGAGCTCACGGATAGTGGCTCCCATGGCTCCTGGCGTCCATTGTGTGTCCTGAGTTTCCGCCTCAATTTCCTTTTGGGTGGCGGCTATCACCTGATCAATGTTCTCCTCCATTGTCTGGCTACGCTgctggtggtgttggtggccAGGACATTGTTGCCCACTCGAAGCGGCATACTTGCCACTGGTCTTGTCTTTGCGAGTCATCCCATCCATACGGAAGCAGTAGCGGGCCTTGTGGGACGAGCCGATCTGGCTGCCTGTGTGTGTTATCTACTCACCTACCTGGCTTATCGACGGCACATGCAGAAGCGAGATGCCCGGTCATTGGTCTTAACTTTGCTCTTGGCCATGATGGGTTTGCTGTGCAAGGAGACGGCCATAACGGCACTTCTCCTTTGTGGAATGTGCGATGTGTTGATGGCACGCAAATATGAAGATAAG CATCGCTTGCGGTCATTAAGTATCCTAAGCATTTCTTTGGCTTCCTTCCTGTACTGTCGCCTCAATGTTCTGCCACGACCTGGCACTGCTTTTGCCTCGGCTGATAATCCCACAGCCCATGAACCTTGCTGGTGGTCACGTACCCTGACATTTTTCCATCTCCCTGTAGTTAATTTCCAACTACTTCTATGGCCGCAACGACTAAGTTTCGATTGGGGCATGGATGCCGTAGTACGCATACGAAGTCTGTGGGATGCTCGGAACTTGCTCACCATTGGCTTCTATGCTACTCTAATGACAATCATCTGGAAGAGCCTTAAACTGGAAGCCTCGACGAGAATGGATTACATGGCCATGGCCGATATAAGTTTGCCATTGCTGAAGCGATTGGGTGGACATAGTTGCCTGGGCTGGCAAGGACATAGCTGTTCATGTCACTATCAGCTTGATCTATATAGATATAGCAGCAATCAGCGATTGGCAAAGGAAGCTACCAAGCCGAATGATTCCCCCTCTTCCGTCACTTTGCCTTCGTTGGCTCCATTGGTGGCCCTGTCGTTTCTCGTGCTGCCATTTCTGCCTGCCACCAATATGTTATTCTATGTGGGATTTGTGGTCGCCGAGCGTCTTTTATATCTGCCCAGTGTTGGTTATTGCCTCATCTTTGGCTATGGTTTTGGCCAGCTTTGGCAAAGAAAACACTTTGACTGTGGGAAAATTCTACTTCTCTGTTGCCTAAGCATAATTGTAGGTGCCTTCAGTCTACGCACAATTCAACGAAACTCCGATTGGCGAAACGAAGAGGAACTTTATCGCAGCGCCATTCATATTAATCCACCCAAAG AAATATCATATCGTTGCAGCTTTGGGCAATTTGGGCAGCATTCTTAG